A single region of the Chryseobacterium culicis genome encodes:
- a CDS encoding acyl-CoA thioesterase has product MTTEERIEASETRIFKAVFPNTTNHYDTLFGGTAMQLMDEVAFITATRFARKRVVTVSSDKIDFKKPIPAGTIVELIGKVSYVGKTSMKVNVEIYTEQMYSYEREKAIVGDFTFVAIDEFKKPIQIL; this is encoded by the coding sequence ATGACTACAGAAGAAAGAATTGAAGCCTCCGAAACCAGAATCTTTAAAGCGGTTTTCCCAAACACAACCAATCATTATGATACCCTTTTTGGTGGTACGGCTATGCAGCTGATGGACGAAGTAGCTTTTATTACCGCTACCCGTTTTGCCAGAAAAAGAGTGGTAACGGTAAGCAGCGACAAAATAGATTTCAAAAAACCTATTCCTGCCGGAACTATTGTTGAACTGATCGGAAAAGTTTCATACGTGGGAAAAACCAGTATGAAAGTGAACGTTGAAATTTACACAGAGCAGATGTATTCGTATGAAAGAGAGAAAGCCATCGTAGGTGATTTTACTTTTGTAGCGATTGACGAATTCAAGAAACCAATCCAGATACTATAA
- a CDS encoding HD domain-containing protein has protein sequence MKIQKEIDFILAVDALKNVQRRNYNADDSRRENTAEHSWQIIILAQILYPYAKNRTDIDLLRVIRMLSIHDLVEIEAGDTFIFDEKAMVGKFEREKASAQKIFGILDEPLRSEFFNLWLEFEDEKTPDAIFACGIDRIMPFILNSHTTGKSWTEAGVTEKQIRNMLENAISRASDEMGEAFELLLNRSLETEKVLK, from the coding sequence ATGAAAATTCAGAAAGAGATAGATTTTATCCTGGCTGTAGATGCACTTAAAAATGTACAGCGAAGAAATTATAATGCTGATGATTCCCGAAGAGAGAATACCGCAGAACATTCCTGGCAGATTATTATTCTGGCTCAGATCCTTTATCCGTATGCTAAAAACCGTACAGATATTGATTTATTGAGAGTGATAAGGATGCTTTCTATTCATGATCTTGTGGAGATTGAAGCTGGAGATACTTTTATTTTTGATGAAAAAGCAATGGTTGGGAAATTTGAAAGAGAGAAAGCTTCTGCTCAGAAAATCTTTGGAATTCTGGATGAACCTCTGCGTTCAGAATTCTTTAACCTATGGCTGGAATTTGAAGATGAGAAAACACCGGATGCTATTTTTGCCTGTGGAATCGACAGAATCATGCCGTTTATTTTAAATTCCCATACCACAGGAAAAAGCTGGACGGAAGCCGGAGTTACCGAAAAACAAATCCGAAATATGCTTGAAAATGCCATCAGCAGAGCATCGGATGAAATGGGAGAGGCTTTTGAACTTTTACTGAACAGAAGTCTGGAAACAGAAAAAGTGCTGAAATAA